A stretch of DNA from Ignavibacteria bacterium:
ACTGTGTTTTGTTAGCATCTTTGCCGCGGCAAGAGCATAGCTTCCTCCAGAACCGATTGCAACAATGTTATCGTCCGGTTCAATTACATCACCAGTTCCGGAAATGATTAATGCTTTGTCTTTTGATACAACTGCAAGTAACGCTTCAAGGCGTCTTAAATATTTATCAGTACGCCATTCCTTTGCGAGTTCGACGGCGGCACGATTTAAGTTGCCGCGATATTGTTCCAGTTTATCCTCAAATCTTTCAAGTAAAGTAAATGCGTCAGCAGAAGCACCAGCAAATCCGGCAACAACATTTCCGTTTGAAAGTGTTCGAATTTTTTTTGCATTGTGTTTCATTACGGTTTGACCGAGAGTGACTTGTCCGTCTCCACCAAGCGCAGCTTTCCCTTTGTGAATTAATCCTACAATTG
This window harbors:
- the hslV gene encoding ATP-dependent protease subunit HslV, with the protein product MTEKIRATTIVGLIHKGKAALGGDGQVTLGQTVMKHNAKKIRTLSNGNVVAGFAGASADAFTLLERFEDKLEQYRGNLNRAAVELAKEWRTDKYLRRLEALLAVVSKDKALIISGTGDVIEPDDNIVAIGSGGSYALAAAKMLTKHSKLSAKEIVEEALKTASEICIYTNSNIVIEEL